One genomic window of Corynebacterium massiliense DSM 45435 includes the following:
- a CDS encoding polyadenylate-specific 3'-exoribonuclease AS, producing the protein MRYFYDTEFIEDGRTIELVSVGVVAEDGREYYAVSTDFDASRANAWVRGNVLAKLPSAANPVWKPRDTIRQELFAFLTADGERPELWAWVGGYDHVVIAQLWGDMSELPPQMPRFTRELKQYWEFAGKPQLPKTPSGNHDALVDARHNLAKFRACEKKAPLNKANRTLNS; encoded by the coding sequence GTGCGCTATTTCTACGACACCGAGTTCATCGAGGACGGCCGGACCATCGAGCTGGTCTCCGTCGGAGTCGTAGCCGAAGACGGGCGCGAGTATTACGCGGTATCCACGGACTTCGATGCCTCCCGCGCGAACGCTTGGGTGCGGGGGAACGTGCTGGCGAAGCTGCCGTCGGCCGCGAACCCGGTGTGGAAGCCGCGGGATACTATCCGCCAGGAGCTGTTCGCGTTCCTGACTGCCGATGGCGAGCGGCCGGAGCTGTGGGCCTGGGTTGGTGGGTACGACCACGTCGTCATCGCTCAATTGTGGGGAGATATGTCGGAACTGCCCCCGCAGATGCCACGCTTTACGCGCGAGCTCAAGCAGTATTGGGAGTTCGCCGGCAAACCGCAGCTGCCCAAGACCCCGAGCGGTAATCACGACGCGCTTGTCGATGCCCGCCATAACCTCGCCAAGTTCCGGGCCTGCGAGAAAAAGGCCCCGTTGAATAAGGCGAATCGGACTCTGAATAGCTAA
- a CDS encoding acyltransferase family protein — protein sequence MQAQQKQRLAWPDVAKGVSILGVVILHISLAVPGAQETWLASLNNVIDPLRMPLFFLVSGFFSYKVFRYSLPQLFRRRLWYFIIPYIVWSAGELWTNSVLNHINFGDPIYSVRHVAVQLLLGHTMGWFLHALILFNVALWAVRKLPTPLALAASFTPVFFLPWADTYFFIGKALMYLPVFIGGAYLRRHIADFTAVGNRLIRWVAHPRQEALPGAGVAAFFVAGGLYALGYWVRSAWDARETVPEVPWYLPGPDTLNAEQIKLVVRLVEQLLMAPVGLLGAVALAAVPLVSPALQFVGRHTLPVYLSHPIALDLSFGMLLAHSSLEIYPGGPWPVHATSFWVAVCIAVCAAGSVLLWAAGRVPVLRWTLKPPALEGRRASREPLVGAGNVDS from the coding sequence GTGCAGGCACAGCAGAAGCAACGCCTGGCCTGGCCCGATGTAGCCAAGGGAGTGTCGATTCTCGGAGTCGTCATCCTGCACATTTCGCTGGCCGTGCCAGGGGCGCAGGAGACGTGGCTAGCTAGCCTCAACAACGTTATCGACCCGCTGCGCATGCCCCTGTTTTTCCTGGTGAGTGGGTTCTTTTCCTACAAGGTGTTCCGGTACAGCCTCCCGCAGCTGTTTCGCCGACGCCTGTGGTACTTCATCATTCCCTACATTGTGTGGTCGGCCGGCGAGCTGTGGACCAACTCGGTGCTCAACCACATCAACTTCGGCGATCCGATTTATTCGGTGCGCCACGTGGCAGTGCAGCTGCTACTGGGGCACACGATGGGCTGGTTCTTGCACGCGCTCATCCTTTTCAACGTCGCCCTCTGGGCAGTGCGGAAGCTGCCTACCCCGCTCGCACTAGCGGCGAGCTTTACCCCCGTGTTCTTCTTGCCGTGGGCGGATACGTACTTCTTCATCGGCAAGGCATTGATGTACTTGCCGGTCTTCATCGGCGGCGCGTACCTGCGGCGGCATATCGCGGATTTCACCGCGGTGGGAAACCGGCTGATCCGGTGGGTTGCCCACCCGCGTCAGGAAGCTCTTCCCGGCGCCGGGGTGGCGGCGTTTTTCGTCGCCGGCGGCTTGTACGCGCTGGGGTATTGGGTGCGCAGTGCATGGGATGCGCGCGAGACGGTTCCGGAAGTGCCGTGGTACCTGCCCGGGCCGGATACCTTGAACGCGGAGCAGATAAAGCTCGTGGTCCGCTTGGTGGAGCAGCTGCTCATGGCGCCGGTGGGCCTGCTCGGGGCAGTAGCCCTTGCCGCGGTACCCCTGGTGAGCCCGGCCCTGCAGTTCGTGGGGCGGCACACGCTGCCGGTCTACCTGTCCCACCCCATCGCACTGGATCTGTCGTTCGGCATGTTGCTCGCACACTCGTCGTTGGAGATCTACCCGGGCGGTCCGTGGCCGGTGCACGCCACGTCCTTCTGGGTGGCTGTCTGCATCGCCGTATGTGCGGCGGGCTCGGTGCTTTTGTGGGCGGCGGGCCGCGTGCCCGTGCTGCGGTGGACCCTCAAACCGCCGGCGCTGGAAGGCCGGCGCGCCTCCCGTGAGCCGCTCGTCGGGGCGGGCAACGTGGACTCATAG
- a CDS encoding lysophospholipid acyltransferase family protein, which produces MRNKWYWAFKNVFFGPALRLWNRPWSEGMDRIPKTGSAILASNHQAVMDSFYFPLLCPRQITFLAKSEYFTTPGFVGGIQKWFFTSVGQTPIDRTAKSASDGMMVSARRVLDAGDLWGIYPEGTRSPDGRVYRGRTGMARVAMDTGEQVIPIAMINSRKANPIGTWIPRPVKVGVRVGDPIDPRAWAAERGLDPHDHATAREFTDYVMRTLADLAGKPYVDVYASDVKKSLAAGEGYLPGAEL; this is translated from the coding sequence GTGCGCAATAAATGGTACTGGGCCTTTAAGAATGTCTTTTTTGGCCCAGCGCTGCGGCTGTGGAACCGGCCGTGGTCGGAGGGAATGGACCGCATCCCAAAGACTGGTTCGGCCATTTTGGCCTCCAACCACCAGGCCGTGATGGATTCCTTCTACTTTCCGCTGTTGTGCCCGCGGCAGATCACCTTTTTGGCCAAGTCTGAATACTTCACTACCCCCGGCTTCGTCGGCGGGATTCAGAAATGGTTTTTCACCTCGGTGGGGCAAACACCTATTGACCGCACGGCCAAGTCGGCGTCAGACGGGATGATGGTCTCCGCCCGCCGCGTCCTGGATGCGGGGGATCTGTGGGGGATTTACCCGGAGGGCACTCGGTCGCCGGACGGGCGCGTGTACCGCGGGCGTACCGGGATGGCGCGCGTGGCGATGGACACTGGCGAGCAGGTTATCCCCATCGCGATGATTAACTCGCGCAAGGCGAACCCGATTGGCACCTGGATCCCCCGCCCGGTCAAAGTTGGCGTGCGGGTCGGCGACCCCATTGACCCGCGGGCGTGGGCCGCTGAGCGCGGATTGGATCCGCACGACCACGCGACGGCCCGCGAGTTCACCGACTACGTCATGCGCACTCTTGCAGACCTCGCCGGCAAGCCCTACGTCGATGTGTACGCCTCCGACGTCAAGAAATCCCTGGCAGCCGGCGAGGGGTACCTGCCGGGAGCGGAGCTGTAA
- a CDS encoding ROK family protein, protein MLKAASAPEPGTPLTAGFDVGGTNIRAALVAPDGTCSHRINEKTPQDAKELEDLLVQLVGQLNEAARAAGYGEVAAVGIAIAGFIDPTCECVRFAPHLPWRDAPVRRTMHERLGVPVRIEHDANAAAWGEYRFGAGRGVDEWVFVSIGTGIGAAIIHDGELYRGAHGTAPEFGHIVVDPSPHGRKCSCGKRGCLERYASGTALPDTTRELRPKYETALPADAAGREVTDAARAGDRLGQAVMHEFGVQLGRGLSIVADVLDPQLIVVGGGVADDADLFLGTACETMRDNMVGAGYRPVPTLATTELGGPAGMIGVADLARSALTPKQ, encoded by the coding sequence ATGCTTAAGGCCGCTTCTGCACCCGAGCCCGGGACACCGCTGACAGCCGGATTCGACGTCGGGGGCACTAATATCCGCGCCGCGCTGGTGGCGCCCGACGGGACGTGCAGCCATCGGATCAACGAAAAGACGCCGCAGGACGCGAAAGAATTAGAAGACCTCTTGGTGCAGCTGGTGGGCCAGTTGAACGAAGCCGCGCGCGCTGCGGGCTACGGCGAGGTCGCCGCGGTGGGCATCGCCATCGCCGGGTTCATCGATCCGACGTGCGAGTGTGTGCGTTTCGCGCCGCACCTTCCGTGGCGCGATGCCCCCGTGCGCCGCACCATGCACGAGCGCTTGGGTGTCCCGGTGCGCATTGAACACGACGCGAACGCGGCTGCGTGGGGCGAGTACCGCTTTGGCGCCGGCCGGGGCGTGGACGAGTGGGTTTTCGTCTCCATCGGCACCGGCATCGGCGCCGCCATCATCCATGACGGTGAGTTGTACCGCGGCGCGCACGGCACCGCACCGGAATTCGGACACATTGTCGTTGACCCCAGCCCACATGGCCGGAAGTGCAGCTGTGGAAAGCGCGGCTGCCTGGAGCGCTATGCTTCCGGCACCGCGCTGCCGGATACCACCCGTGAGCTAAGGCCAAAGTATGAGACCGCTTTGCCTGCCGATGCCGCCGGGCGCGAAGTCACCGACGCCGCGCGGGCCGGGGATCGGCTGGGGCAAGCCGTCATGCACGAGTTCGGCGTCCAGTTGGGGCGCGGCCTGTCCATAGTTGCCGACGTGTTGGATCCGCAGCTCATCGTCGTGGGCGGGGGAGTGGCTGATGATGCCGACTTGTTCCTCGGCACCGCCTGCGAGACGATGCGCGACAACATGGTGGGGGCGGGCTACCGGCCAGTTCCGACCCTGGCGACTACGGAATTGGGCGGGCCAGCCGGTATGATTGGCGTGGCTGATTTAGCCCGGTCTGCTCTCACACCGAAGCAGTAA
- a CDS encoding glycosyltransferase family 4 protein — MTRTLLVTNDFPPTIGGIQSYLRDFVNTLDPRSIVVFASTQDEQAAAAFDAQQTYRVHRWPGSILLPTPSVSRRMQELIRAEDIDTVWFGAAAPLALLGPAAKRAGAWKVIATTHGHEVGWSMLPGARQALRRIGTHADVVTYISRYTRQRLERAFGPHPEWVHLPSGVSTDVFQPATKEDKARAREELELDDDAEVIVCISRLVARKGQDQLLRAMPRIREQRPNAQLVIVGSGGYRATLERLRDMYDPTARFVSARGTEELVRALHAADIFAMPARTRGGGLDVEGLGIVYLEAQAAGLPVVAGDSGGAPETVTPRTGIVVRGRDVGEIAAGIVTLLSQPALRAQMGQEARSYVEREWTWDVMGNRLAKLLM, encoded by the coding sequence ATGACGCGGACGCTGCTTGTCACCAACGATTTTCCCCCGACCATCGGGGGAATCCAGTCTTACCTGCGGGACTTCGTAAACACTCTGGATCCCCGCAGCATCGTAGTCTTCGCCTCCACACAGGATGAGCAGGCGGCCGCGGCCTTCGACGCCCAGCAGACGTACCGTGTCCATCGCTGGCCGGGCTCCATTCTCCTTCCTACCCCGAGCGTGTCTCGTCGCATGCAGGAACTCATCCGCGCCGAGGACATCGACACTGTCTGGTTCGGTGCCGCAGCCCCGCTGGCGCTTCTGGGGCCGGCCGCCAAACGTGCCGGCGCGTGGAAAGTCATCGCCACCACTCACGGCCATGAGGTGGGCTGGTCGATGCTTCCTGGAGCGCGGCAGGCGCTGCGGCGCATCGGCACGCACGCGGACGTGGTTACCTACATCTCGCGTTACACGCGGCAGCGTCTCGAGCGCGCCTTCGGCCCGCACCCGGAATGGGTCCACCTACCGTCGGGGGTGTCCACCGACGTCTTTCAACCTGCGACGAAAGAGGACAAAGCCCGGGCACGGGAGGAGCTGGAGCTTGACGATGACGCTGAGGTCATCGTCTGCATATCCCGCCTGGTGGCGAGAAAAGGGCAAGACCAGCTGTTGCGCGCCATGCCACGCATCCGCGAGCAGCGGCCGAACGCGCAGCTGGTCATCGTAGGTTCTGGGGGTTACCGCGCGACGCTGGAGCGGCTCCGTGACATGTACGACCCCACGGCGCGTTTCGTTTCCGCCCGCGGAACCGAGGAGTTGGTGCGCGCACTCCACGCGGCCGACATCTTTGCCATGCCGGCCCGCACCCGGGGCGGCGGTCTCGACGTCGAGGGGCTCGGAATTGTCTACCTCGAGGCGCAGGCGGCAGGTTTGCCCGTGGTCGCCGGGGATTCGGGAGGAGCGCCCGAGACCGTCACGCCCCGTACCGGAATTGTGGTGCGCGGACGGGACGTGGGGGAGATTGCCGCGGGCATCGTCACGCTGCTGAGCCAGCCTGCCCTGCGTGCGCAGATGGGCCAGGAAGCCCGCTCCTACGTGGAACGCGAGTGGACGTGGGACGTGATGGGCAACCGGCTGGCTAAGCTTTTGATGTGA